Proteins encoded together in one Anopheles darlingi chromosome 3, idAnoDarlMG_H_01, whole genome shotgun sequence window:
- the LOC125958067 gene encoding uncharacterized protein LOC125958067 isoform X1 — translation MLTTRAYRILTYLFGSINIFFVLVILSQGAEQLLIDWRAALYQIVAPCALNILFAMFWMIGAGLWRPTLIALFKYFTYVQMLLLAAIILFSAYYSHVEGLSSNLLTVMSLLTSLFFLSLMEVLIAIGTERAIAKERDAYRLTHIEMADWSHS, via the exons ATGTTGACCACCCGAGCGTACAGAATACTGACCTACCTGTTCGGTAGCATCAACATATTTTTCGTACTTGTCATATTGAGCCAAGGAGCAGAGCAGCTACTGATTGATT GGCGAGCCGCACTGTACCAGATCGTGGCACCATGTGCCTTAAACATCCTGTTCGCCATGTTCTGGATGATCGGTGCCGGGCTTTGGCGGCCTACGCTGATCGCTCTGTTCAAGTACTTCACCTACGtacagatgctgctgctcgcggcCATCATCCTCTTCTCGGCCTACTATAGCCACGTGGAGGGTCTCTCGTCAAATCTGCTCACGGTTATGTCACTGCTGACGTCACTGTTCT TTCTCTCGCTGATGGAGGTCCTGATTGCGATTGgtaccgagcgagcgatcgccaAAGAACGGGATGCTTATCGGCTGACGCACATCGAGATGGCTGACTGGAGCCACTCGTAG
- the LOC125958067 gene encoding uncharacterized protein LOC125958067 isoform X2 produces the protein MCKVLCMLIAVANFLAMPATIYAIMQHTDDQPLLEVFYSPCLGNMVLAVLLMIGLIMEELSLVRLFKIFFYAQLVFALLMVVYGHRLFDIPKRPSTVKIFFSIMFVVCGIELVIVSASLESMRKKLNPSEGVVVYMPAQCAPV, from the exons ATGTGCAAAGTACTCTGCATGCTAATAGCGGTGGCCAACTTTCTCGCTATGCCCGCGACCATTTATGCTATCATGCAACACACGGACGATCAAc CACTACTGGAGGTGTTCTACTCGCCCTGCCTTGGAAACATGGTTTTAGCGGTGCTCTTGATGATCGGTCTTATTATG GAAGAGTTATCGCTCGTACGGCTGTTCAAAATCTTTTTCTATGCCCAACTCGTATTCGccctgctgatggtggtgtacgGCCACCGACTGTTCGATATCCCCAAAAGGCCTAGTACGGTTAAGATCTTCTTCAGTATTATGTTCG TTGTCTGCGGCATCGAACTTGTGATTGTCTCTGCTTCCTTGGAATCGATGCGCAAAAAGCTCAATCCCAGCgagggtgtggtggtgtatATGCCGGCACAGTGCGCCCCAGTTTGA
- the LOC125958069 gene encoding uncharacterized protein LOC125958069 has product MSSYRLHKVFLYSLAISLIAIFITLASKIFPIANLPMSTNIIIICTCMANFASVIALIVGIVTRRPRLVKIVKIFSYVQLGAIFVLICLAAGLLYLVKVDVEHGDVPVTPSKS; this is encoded by the exons ATGTCGTCCTACAGGCTACACAAAGTGTTTCTGTACAGCTTGGCCATCTCGCTGATTGCCATCTTCATTACGCTCGCCAGCAAGATATTCCCCATCGCCAACCTGCCGATGA GCAcgaacattatcatcatctgtACTTGCATGGCCAACTTTGCGTCTGTCATCGCCCTCATCGTTGGCATAGTAACG CGACGTCCACGATTAGTGAAGATCGTTAAGATTTTCAGCTATGTGCAGCTTGGAGCTATTTTCGTCCTAATCTGTCTGGCCGCCGGTTTGCTGTATCTGGTGAAGGTGGACGTCGAGCATGGCGATGTGCCGGTGACACCGTCCAAATCGTGA